TCAGGCAATCCAACAACTAATCCTCATGAGGTAAAAGCATTGTTACCAATCGCTGGTCCAAAAGGCTATGGCTTAATGATGATGGTCGATATCTTATCTGGAACCTTATTAGGCTTACCATTTGGGAAACATGTTTCTTCCATGTATACTGATATTACAGCTGGTCGTAATTTAGGACAGTTACACATTATTATTAATCCAAGCTTCTTTACTGATTTAGATAAATTTAAAGCAGATGTGAATCAAATGGTGGAAGAGCTTCATAATACGAAGCCGGCATCAGGGTTTGATCAAGTTTTATATCCAGGGGAACTATCTGAAATTGTTTCTGAAAAATATAAAAAAGAGGGTATTCCAATAGTGAAAGAAATCTATGACTATTTAGTTAGTGAAACGATTCATTTTAATCGCTATGACAAGGCTAGTGCTTTTGGGGAGCAAGACTAGTCACTAAAATTGAAAATTAGGTTGATTTATCAAATGAGAAGTTAAATTAACCAGATATAAATAGTAGTTTGGGGAAGAATAGACAAATTTATTTTAGAGGGAGGAAGACTATGAAAATACCAAAGAAGCAATTGCATAAACTTATTGAAGCAAAAATCGAAGCGGCAGGATTGACGAAAGAACATGCTGAAATTGTAAGTGATGTTTTGACTTTTGCAGATGCAAGAGGCATTCATTCTCATGGTGCTGTTCGAGTTGAATATTATTCTGAGCGAATTGCAAAGGGTGGCATTACAAATCGTCCAGAATTTAGTTTTAAAAAAACAGCTCCGAGTTGTGGTGTGTTTGAAGCTGATAATGGTTCCGGCCACGTTGCTGCAAAGTTGGCGATGGATGAGGCAATCAAAATGGCTAAAGAAACAGGTTTAGCAGTTGTCGGAGTACGAAATATGTCACATAGTGGAGCTTTAGCCTACTTTGTTGAAATGGCTGCTGAAAATGACTTAGTTGGGATCTCTGTCTGTCAATCCGATACAATGGTCGTACCTTTTGGTGGAAGTGAAGCCTATTTTGGAACCAATCCAATTGCCTTTGCTGCTCCAAGCCATGATGATCGGATGATTACTTTTGATATGGCGACAACGGTTCAAGCCTGGGGTAAAGTTCTTCATGCTCGTTCACGAAATGAAGCTATTCCTGATACATGGGCAGTTGATGAAAACGGAAATCCAACCACTGATTCAACCAAAGTAAGTGCTTTAGTTCCAATTGCAGGACCAAAAGGCTATGGCTTAATGATGATGGTAGATATTTTGTCAGGCATGTTATTGGGTTTACCATTCGGCAAACATGTCAGTTCTATGTACCATGATTTATCAGCTGGTCGTGAGCTTGGCCAATTACACATCGTTATTAATCCAGCATTCTTTACAGATTTAGACCTCTTTAAAGAAAACATCAGTCAAATGCTAGATGAGCTCAAAGAAATTAAACCTAGTGAAGGATTTTCAGAAGTTAACTATCCTGGTGAGCGTGGTCGAATGCGTGAGAAGAAGTATGAAGAAACTGGCATTGAGATTGTTGATGACATCTATAATTATCTGATTGGTGATGCCATTCATTTTGATCGATACGATCACAAAAATAAATTTGCTGAATAAAAATTAAAAAAAGAATGTGAGGAATTTCAATGTTGCACACAATTATTAAAGAAAATGCCTACCAAGACTCAGTTGTTTTAATGCTTTTAACCAATAAAATTAGTACGATGGACGGTGTAAATCGAGTTTCTATTATGATGGGAACACCTGCTAATAAAGATATTATGGGCGGTAGTGGATTACGCACACCAGAATTAGAAAAAGCGTCAGCTAATGATTTAGCAATTGTTTTAGATACAGAAGATGCTTCTATTATTGATGGAGTTTTAGTTGAAGTGGACGAATTTTTAACTTCTCAAGCTACATCAGACAATGAAGTTGCAGATGAAACGGTTCGCACTTGGGATAAAGCGATGAAAATGGGCGCAGATGCTAATTTAGCTTTACTATCTATTCCTGGAACATACGCAGCTTTAGAAGCTGAAAAAGCCCTTGATGAAGGATTAAATGCCTTTATATTTAGTGATAACATGACAATTGAAGATGAATTACATTTGAAACAAAAAGCACATGAAAAAGGCTTGTTAGTCATGGGACCTGACTGTGGAACTGGAATTATAAATGGCGTTCCTATGGCATTTACAAATATTGTTCGACCTGGAAAAATAGGGATTGTTGGTGCTTCTGGCACTGGAATTCAAGAAGTTTCAACAATTATTGATAAATTGGGTGCAGGAGTGACGAATGCAATTGGAACTGGCGGTCGCGATTTATCTGAAAAAATTGGTGGAATTACAATGTTGGATAGTATTGCAGCTTTGGAAAAAGATCCTCAAACAGAAGTCATTGTTGTGATTTCTAAGCCACCTGCAAAAGTTGTTCGTGACAAAGTTGTGGCTCTATTAAGAGAAGTTTCAAAACCAGTTGTTGCAATTTTCTTAGGTGAAAAACCAACCCATCATGAAAAAAATCTATATTTTGCTTATACGCTTGAAGAGGCTGCAAAATTGGCTGTTGATGTTTTAAATGGTAAGGAAGTAACAGCGCTTGATGAATCAATTACAATTCCAGAAGTAATCTTACAACCAAATCAAAAGCATTTAAAAGGCTACTATTCAGGGGGAACTTTAGCGAGCGAAGCAGGTATGTTAATTGCTGATGCTCTTCAATTAAAAGACGGTTTAATTAAACAAGATGGCTTTGTTTTAAAAACAGATGGTAATGAAATCATTGATTTAGGGGATGATATGTATACTCAAGGAAAACCTCATCCAATGATTGATCCAGAAAAACGTATTGAAATGATTAAGCATGCTGCAGATGATGCTGAAACGGCGATTATCTTATTAGATGTTGTTTTAGGTTACGGCGCGCATATGGATATGGCAAGCGAATTAGCACCAGCAATCCAAGAAGTTAAAGCTAAAGCCCATGCAGCAGGTCGCGAATTAGTTGTTCTAGGAACAGTTGTTGGAACAACTAGTGACCCTCAAAACTTGATGCGTCAAAAAGAAATTTTAGAAGAAGCTGGCGTAATTGTTTGCGAAAGTAATAATAAAGCTGTTCGCACAGGGTTAGGTATTTTAGGCTATCAAGTAACGGACACTGAGAAAAAAGTGGAAGCAGCGGATGCAACTGAACCTGTTGCAATTCCAGAAGTATCTGAAAAAGTGTCAGCTCTATTAACGACTCAGCCTTATGTAATTAACCTTGGTCTAAAAAGCTTTTCAGAAGCAATCCGTGAAACGGGTGGGAAAGCTGTCCAATTTGATTGGCGTCCAGCTGCAGGCGGAGATGTAAGATTGCAAAAAGTCTTATATTTCTTGAACAATTATCAAACTAAATAGAGCATTTTAAAATTATTAGGAGGCCATACCAATGACATACAAAACAATTGATGAAGCAAACAAAGCGGTAGCAGCTAAAGTAGTTGCATCTTCACCCTTTTTATTAGATGTAGTTCCTGCCAAAGAAGCTATTCCAGTGCTAGAAGGAAAAGTCTTACTTCATGCAGGTCCACCTATCAAGTGGGAAAACATGCCTGATCCAATGAAAGGCTCATGTATTGGAGCAGTATTATTTGAAGAATGGGAAACAGATGAAGAAAGTGCTCGTGCCTTATTAGAGAGTGGCAAAGTTGAATTTATGCCATGTCATCATTTCGATGCAGTCGGACCAATGGGCGGAATTACTTCTGGCAATATGCCTGTTTTTATTGTTGAAAATAAAACAGATGGTAACTTTGCTTATTGTACTATGAATGAAGGTATTGGAGCAGTTTTACGTTTTGGGGCTTATTCAGAAGAAGTTGTAAATCGTTTACGTTGGATGCGCGATGTTTTAGGACCAACACTAAGCCAAGCTTTAAAAACAATTGAAAATGGTTTGAACTTAAATGTTTTAATTGCTAAAGCAATTGCAATGGGAGATGAATTCCATCAACGTAACATTGCTGCATCATTAGCATTCTTAAAAGAAATGGCACCTATTATTGTTGGTTTAGATATGGATGATACGAATCGTCAAGCTGTAATTAAATTTTTAGCTGATACAGATCAATTCTTCTTAAATATTATGATGGCTGCAACTAAAGCTGTTATGGATGGAGCACGAATGATTGAAGAAGGAACGATTGTCACAGCAATGTGTCGCAATGGAGAAAACTTTGGTATCCGTATTAGTGGGATGGGTGACGAATGGTTCACAGGCCCTGTAAATACGCCTCAAGGACTGTACTTTACAGGATTTACAGGAGAAGATGCTAGCCCGGATATGGGAGACAGTGCGATTACTGAAACCTTTGGTGTTGGAGGAATGGCTATGATAGCTGCACCTGCAGTTACCCGTTTTATCGGAACAGGTGGTTTCCAAGATGCATTAGCGATCAGCAATGAAATGTTAGAAATTGTGATTGATCAAAACCCTAATTTCACAGTTCCAACTTGGGATTTCCAAGGGATTTGTTT
This Carnobacterium maltaromaticum DSM 20342 DNA region includes the following protein-coding sequences:
- the allD gene encoding ureidoglycolate dehydrogenase; its protein translation is MKIPKKQLHKLIEAKIEAAGLTKEHAEIVSDVLTFADARGIHSHGAVRVEYYSERIAKGGITNRPEFSFKKTAPSCGVFEADNGSGHVAAKLAMDEAIKMAKETGLAVVGVRNMSHSGALAYFVEMAAENDLVGISVCQSDTMVVPFGGSEAYFGTNPIAFAAPSHDDRMITFDMATTVQAWGKVLHARSRNEAIPDTWAVDENGNPTTDSTKVSALVPIAGPKGYGLMMMVDILSGMLLGLPFGKHVSSMYHDLSAGRELGQLHIVINPAFFTDLDLFKENISQMLDELKEIKPSEGFSEVNYPGERGRMREKKYEETGIEIVDDIYNYLIGDAIHFDRYDHKNKFAE
- the fdrA gene encoding acyl-CoA synthetase FdrA; the protein is MLHTIIKENAYQDSVVLMLLTNKISTMDGVNRVSIMMGTPANKDIMGGSGLRTPELEKASANDLAIVLDTEDASIIDGVLVEVDEFLTSQATSDNEVADETVRTWDKAMKMGADANLALLSIPGTYAALEAEKALDEGLNAFIFSDNMTIEDELHLKQKAHEKGLLVMGPDCGTGIINGVPMAFTNIVRPGKIGIVGASGTGIQEVSTIIDKLGAGVTNAIGTGGRDLSEKIGGITMLDSIAALEKDPQTEVIVVISKPPAKVVRDKVVALLREVSKPVVAIFLGEKPTHHEKNLYFAYTLEEAAKLAVDVLNGKEVTALDESITIPEVILQPNQKHLKGYYSGGTLASEAGMLIADALQLKDGLIKQDGFVLKTDGNEIIDLGDDMYTQGKPHPMIDPEKRIEMIKHAADDAETAIILLDVVLGYGAHMDMASELAPAIQEVKAKAHAAGRELVVLGTVVGTTSDPQNLMRQKEILEEAGVIVCESNNKAVRTGLGILGYQVTDTEKKVEAADATEPVAIPEVSEKVSALLTTQPYVINLGLKSFSEAIRETGGKAVQFDWRPAAGGDVRLQKVLYFLNNYQTK
- a CDS encoding DUF1116 domain-containing protein is translated as MTYKTIDEANKAVAAKVVASSPFLLDVVPAKEAIPVLEGKVLLHAGPPIKWENMPDPMKGSCIGAVLFEEWETDEESARALLESGKVEFMPCHHFDAVGPMGGITSGNMPVFIVENKTDGNFAYCTMNEGIGAVLRFGAYSEEVVNRLRWMRDVLGPTLSQALKTIENGLNLNVLIAKAIAMGDEFHQRNIAASLAFLKEMAPIIVGLDMDDTNRQAVIKFLADTDQFFLNIMMAATKAVMDGARMIEEGTIVTAMCRNGENFGIRISGMGDEWFTGPVNTPQGLYFTGFTGEDASPDMGDSAITETFGVGGMAMIAAPAVTRFIGTGGFQDALAISNEMLEIVIDQNPNFTVPTWDFQGICLGIDARKVVETGITPVINTGIANKKAGAGQIGAGTVHPPIECFEKAIVAYAKKIRNG